A stretch of the Marinobacter sp. JH2 genome encodes the following:
- a CDS encoding efflux RND transporter permease subunit, protein MIAAIIHWSIRNRFLVLLATLLITGLGLYSLKQTPVDALPDLSDVQVIIKTSFPGQAPQVVEDQVTYPMTTAMLSVPGAKTVRGYSFFGDSYVYVIFDEDTDMYWARSRVLEYLSQVAPSLPDSARPQLGPDATGVGWVYLYALVDRTGNQDLSQLRSLQDWFLKYELQTVPGVSEVAALGGMVKQYQVKVSPEKLRALGIPLAHIQNAIKRGNQEVGASVIEMAEAEYMVRTSGYIKSREDLLSIPLGLDDNGTPILLKDVATVEVGPQMRRGVAELNGEGETVGGVVVMRFGENAQATINGVKAKLEDLKSSLPEGVEVVTVYDRSGLIERAVNNLGFKLLEEFLVVGLVCIVFLFHVRSSLVAILSLPVGILAAFIVMHWQGINANIMSLGGIAIAIGAMIDGAIVMIENMHKHMERTPLTSENRWEVVARSASEVGPALFFSLLIITVSFVPVFALEAQEGRMFSPLAFTKTYAMAASAALAVTLVPVLMGYFIRGKVLPEHKNPVNRLLVGVYMPVLKLVLRFPKTTVIAALLVLAVGLWPATKIGSEFIPPLDEGDLMYMPTTYPGISIGKARELLQQTDKLIATVPEVETVFGKVGRADTATDPAPLTMIETFIQLKPRDQWREGMTTEKLKQELNTLIRFPGVTNAWVMPIITRIDMLATGIKTPVGIKIAGPDLTVIQNIGKRLEEVMVDIPGTASVYSERVAGGRYIKVDIDRERAARYGLNIADVQQVVASAIGGINVSRTIEGLERYPINLRYPEDYRDSPEKLEQLPIVTASGQRIALSDVAEIGVEDGPPAIKSENARLNGWTFVDIEGVDVGTYVEQAMVTVSEELDLPPGYSINWSGQYEYMLRAKEKLTYVVPLTLAIIVILLFLNFRRFAEVGIIMGTLPFAMIGAIWLMYLLGYNFSVAVGVGFIALAGVAVEIGVIMLVYLNQAYNAMLETCDDKGLTPRRETLRHAVLHGAGMRVRPIMMTAAAIIGGLVPIMIGTGTGSEVMGRIAAPMVGGMISAVILALLVIPVLFYLWKQRTLGE, encoded by the coding sequence ATGATTGCCGCTATTATTCACTGGTCTATTCGTAACCGCTTCCTGGTGTTGCTGGCGACGTTGCTTATCACAGGGCTCGGCCTTTATTCGCTGAAACAAACGCCGGTGGATGCTCTGCCGGATCTGTCCGATGTGCAGGTCATTATCAAAACCAGTTTCCCGGGCCAGGCGCCGCAGGTGGTGGAAGACCAAGTGACCTACCCGATGACGACAGCCATGCTCTCGGTACCGGGCGCGAAAACGGTCAGGGGATACTCGTTCTTCGGTGACTCCTATGTTTACGTGATCTTCGATGAAGACACCGACATGTACTGGGCCCGCTCCCGGGTACTGGAATACCTGTCCCAGGTTGCGCCCAGCCTTCCAGACTCTGCAAGGCCTCAGCTCGGGCCAGACGCTACCGGAGTTGGCTGGGTTTACCTGTATGCGCTGGTAGACCGCACTGGGAACCAGGACCTAAGCCAGTTGCGCAGCCTGCAGGACTGGTTCCTGAAGTACGAACTGCAAACGGTGCCGGGTGTCTCTGAGGTGGCTGCGCTAGGCGGTATGGTGAAGCAGTACCAGGTCAAGGTCAGCCCGGAAAAACTCAGGGCGCTGGGAATTCCTCTGGCTCACATCCAGAACGCCATTAAGAGAGGCAACCAGGAAGTGGGCGCCTCCGTCATCGAGATGGCCGAGGCGGAATACATGGTGCGCACGTCTGGCTATATAAAGTCCCGTGAGGATCTTCTGTCGATTCCATTAGGACTCGATGACAACGGTACCCCCATATTGCTGAAAGATGTGGCCACCGTTGAAGTTGGCCCGCAGATGCGGCGTGGGGTTGCCGAACTGAATGGGGAAGGTGAAACCGTCGGCGGTGTTGTGGTGATGCGCTTTGGTGAGAACGCTCAGGCAACCATTAATGGCGTGAAGGCGAAACTGGAAGACCTGAAATCCAGTTTGCCTGAAGGCGTCGAGGTGGTGACGGTTTACGATCGCTCTGGTCTGATTGAGCGGGCGGTCAATAATCTCGGCTTCAAGCTGCTTGAAGAGTTTCTGGTGGTGGGCCTGGTGTGCATCGTCTTCCTGTTCCACGTGCGCTCGTCGCTGGTGGCGATTCTCAGCCTTCCCGTGGGTATTCTGGCGGCCTTTATCGTCATGCACTGGCAAGGCATCAATGCCAACATCATGTCACTCGGGGGGATTGCCATCGCTATCGGCGCCATGATTGATGGTGCTATTGTAATGATCGAGAACATGCACAAACACATGGAGCGAACCCCGTTAACGTCTGAGAACCGATGGGAAGTCGTTGCACGGTCAGCCTCTGAGGTCGGGCCCGCGCTGTTTTTCTCGCTCCTGATCATTACCGTCAGTTTTGTGCCGGTGTTTGCCCTGGAGGCGCAGGAAGGGCGGATGTTTTCTCCCCTGGCGTTCACCAAAACCTACGCCATGGCGGCGAGTGCGGCCCTGGCGGTGACGCTGGTGCCGGTGCTGATGGGCTATTTCATTCGCGGCAAGGTGCTGCCGGAGCACAAGAACCCCGTGAACCGCCTGCTGGTTGGCGTTTATATGCCGGTTCTGAAGCTGGTGTTACGCTTCCCGAAAACGACGGTTATTGCTGCGTTGCTGGTATTGGCTGTGGGCCTTTGGCCAGCCACCAAAATCGGCAGTGAATTCATCCCGCCACTGGATGAAGGCGACCTGATGTACATGCCCACCACCTACCCGGGCATCTCCATTGGTAAGGCTCGGGAACTGTTGCAGCAAACGGACAAGCTGATTGCCACCGTACCCGAAGTCGAAACCGTGTTCGGCAAAGTGGGGCGGGCGGATACCGCTACCGATCCGGCGCCATTGACGATGATCGAGACCTTCATCCAGCTCAAGCCGAGGGATCAATGGCGGGAAGGCATGACCACCGAAAAGCTGAAGCAGGAGCTCAACACTCTGATTCGGTTCCCGGGGGTAACCAATGCCTGGGTTATGCCGATCATCACGCGCATCGATATGCTGGCAACGGGTATTAAAACGCCGGTGGGCATCAAGATTGCCGGTCCGGACCTTACCGTCATTCAGAACATCGGTAAACGCCTTGAGGAAGTCATGGTCGACATCCCCGGTACAGCCTCCGTTTACTCTGAGCGAGTCGCCGGGGGTCGCTACATCAAGGTGGATATTGATCGTGAGCGTGCCGCTCGTTATGGGCTGAATATCGCAGATGTTCAGCAGGTAGTGGCCTCCGCTATTGGTGGCATCAACGTTTCCAGAACCATCGAGGGGCTTGAGCGCTACCCAATTAATCTGCGCTACCCGGAAGATTACCGGGATTCGCCCGAAAAGCTGGAGCAACTGCCCATCGTGACCGCATCCGGCCAGCGCATTGCCCTGTCAGATGTGGCGGAGATCGGCGTAGAGGATGGCCCTCCAGCCATTAAGAGTGAAAACGCGCGGCTGAATGGCTGGACCTTTGTGGATATTGAGGGTGTCGACGTAGGCACCTATGTTGAACAGGCCATGGTTACCGTGAGTGAAGAGCTGGATCTACCTCCCGGTTATTCAATCAACTGGTCTGGTCAGTATGAGTACATGCTCCGTGCGAAGGAAAAACTGACCTATGTGGTGCCGTTAACGCTGGCCATCATCGTCATCCTGCTGTTTCTTAACTTCCGCCGTTTTGCCGAAGTGGGAATTATTATGGGCACGCTACCGTTTGCGATGATCGGTGCTATCTGGCTGATGTATCTGCTTGGCTATAATTTTTCGGTAGCCGTCGGTGTCGGTTTCATTGCGCTGGCCGGCGTTGCGGTAGAGATTGGGGTGATCATGCTGGTGTATTTGAATCAGGCTTATAACGCAATGCTGGAAACGTGTGATGACAAAGGGCTGACGCCAAGGCGAGAAACCCTCCGCCATGCCGTACTACACGGTGCCGGTATGCGGGTTCGGCCAATCATGATGACGGCGGCCGCCATTATCGGGGGGCTTGTGCCCATTATGATTGGCACCGGTACAGGGTCGGAGGTGATGGGCCGGATTGCGGCACCTATGGTGGGCGGTATGATTTCCGCTGTCATTCTGGCGCTGCTGGTGATTCCTGTGCTCTTTTATCTCTGGAAACAGCGAACTCTTGGTGAGTAA
- a CDS encoding HNH endonuclease family protein — protein MQPVVSLHLREPFYIMVCQLRILPLVVFVLAVLVSAPANSSTIKKSISGLCHPPQSSWYDRTKNYQPYDSVDACLDSGGKLPDGVSLASVQQVQEEKGKLQSYERSAFGHGWDDADGDCQDSRAEALIAQSTTKVRFAGESHCRVVSGRWISPFTGKVIQNSREIDIDHVVPLKWAWERGAKGWTQADREGFANDVLNLWPVELSLNRSISGIEKIS, from the coding sequence GTGCAGCCTGTGGTAAGTTTACACTTGAGAGAGCCCTTCTACATCATGGTTTGCCAATTAAGAATCCTTCCCCTCGTCGTTTTTGTGTTGGCGGTTCTTGTCAGTGCTCCGGCTAATAGCTCCACTATAAAAAAGTCAATCAGCGGTCTTTGCCATCCACCACAGAGCAGTTGGTATGACCGAACCAAGAATTATCAACCCTACGATTCTGTTGATGCCTGCCTGGATTCAGGCGGTAAACTACCGGATGGTGTCTCGTTGGCCTCGGTTCAGCAGGTCCAGGAGGAGAAAGGCAAGTTACAAAGCTACGAAAGGTCTGCGTTCGGGCATGGATGGGATGACGCCGACGGAGACTGTCAAGACAGCCGTGCTGAGGCATTGATTGCCCAATCCACAACTAAGGTACGATTTGCAGGCGAAAGTCACTGTAGGGTGGTCTCAGGCCGCTGGATCAGTCCATTCACCGGCAAAGTCATACAGAACAGCAGAGAGATTGACATAGATCATGTGGTCCCGCTGAAATGGGCCTGGGAGCGCGGTGCAAAGGGCTGGACGCAAGCTGACCGTGAAGGGTTTGCAAACGATGTGCTCAATCTCTGGCCCGTTGAGCTGAGTCTCAATAGAAGCATTAGTGGAATAGAAAAAATATCCTAA
- the lspA gene encoding signal peptidase II — protein sequence MLIIGKKLSPYALLSISGLLAASDQAVKWLVQQSMAYGEYVSVTPFFNWVHLWNTGAAFSLFANGGGWQRYLFIGIAVVVSIFLIKLILENRHKGEAIAYSLILGGAMGNLIDRVFRGYVVDSFDFYWRDWHWPAFNLADIAIVLGALLFVSSSLLGKKANTNAEPDGSD from the coding sequence ATGCTCATTATTGGCAAAAAGCTCTCGCCGTATGCCCTATTGTCCATATCGGGCCTGCTGGCAGCGTCTGATCAGGCTGTAAAGTGGCTGGTGCAGCAATCAATGGCCTATGGCGAGTATGTTTCGGTGACCCCGTTCTTTAACTGGGTGCACCTATGGAACACCGGTGCCGCATTCAGTCTTTTTGCGAATGGTGGAGGCTGGCAGCGCTACTTATTTATCGGAATCGCGGTAGTGGTCTCGATTTTTCTGATCAAGCTGATCCTTGAAAATCGTCATAAAGGAGAAGCCATCGCTTACAGTCTTATCCTCGGTGGCGCCATGGGCAACCTGATTGACCGGGTCTTTCGCGGCTATGTTGTGGATTCCTTTGATTTCTATTGGCGAGACTGGCATTGGCCGGCCTTCAACCTGGCTGATATTGCAATTGTCCTCGGTGCCTTACTTTTCGTTTCCAGCAGCTTGTTGGGTAAAAAAGCAAACACCAATGCCGAGCCGGATGGATCTGACTGA
- a CDS encoding DUF2933 domain-containing protein: protein MDRRFKITLAIFAVIALVLLWGEHKVHLLGALPWLILLACPLIHIFMHGGHGGHGGHNHLAEQPGKSGEQRDD from the coding sequence ATGGATCGACGCTTTAAAATTACCTTGGCAATATTTGCCGTTATCGCACTGGTTTTACTCTGGGGAGAACACAAGGTTCATCTGCTTGGCGCCTTGCCCTGGCTGATACTGCTTGCTTGTCCGCTGATCCATATTTTTATGCACGGAGGGCACGGAGGGCATGGAGGACATAACCACCTGGCAGAGCAACCGGGAAAGAGTGGAGAGCAGCGTGATGACTGA
- a CDS encoding cation transporter: MSKSCGGACGGDATSAADTDIQASSEAPGRWVSVYAVPKMDCPSEERMIRLALNGFEEIRALSFDLSNRRLKVVHDGEVEPVTSKLKTLGLGASLQETVAANPETIKAAEFSAASAKQESGTLRWLLGINALLFVVEMTAGLIAQSTGLIGESLDNFADAAVYGLALYAVGHSVKMQVRAAHLAGVLQLILAVGVLVEVVRRFVFGSEPESLVMMAIAFVALIANTSCLLLISKHREGGAHMKASWIFSANDVVINLGVITAGALVAWTGSNYPDLIIGTIAGGIVLNGARRILALKG; this comes from the coding sequence ATGAGCAAATCCTGTGGTGGCGCCTGTGGCGGTGATGCAACGTCCGCAGCGGATACCGATATACAGGCCTCCTCCGAGGCGCCAGGGAGATGGGTCAGTGTTTATGCCGTGCCGAAGATGGACTGTCCATCAGAAGAACGAATGATTCGCCTAGCCCTGAACGGCTTTGAGGAGATTCGGGCGCTGTCCTTCGACTTGTCGAACCGCCGGCTGAAGGTCGTGCATGACGGCGAGGTCGAGCCCGTCACCTCGAAACTGAAGACCTTGGGGCTAGGCGCCTCGCTTCAGGAAACCGTCGCTGCAAATCCGGAGACCATCAAGGCCGCCGAGTTTTCGGCAGCTTCTGCTAAGCAAGAATCCGGGACCCTGCGCTGGTTGCTCGGCATCAATGCACTTCTGTTCGTGGTGGAAATGACTGCCGGTCTGATCGCCCAGTCCACCGGCCTGATTGGAGAATCCCTGGACAATTTTGCCGATGCGGCGGTGTACGGGCTTGCCCTTTATGCGGTTGGACATAGCGTGAAAATGCAGGTACGTGCCGCGCATCTTGCTGGTGTACTGCAACTGATCTTGGCTGTGGGCGTGCTCGTAGAGGTGGTGAGACGCTTTGTATTCGGTAGTGAGCCTGAATCGCTGGTGATGATGGCTATCGCATTCGTCGCATTGATTGCCAATACCAGTTGTCTGCTGCTCATATCCAAACATCGGGAAGGCGGGGCGCACATGAAGGCAAGCTGGATATTCTCGGCCAACGACGTGGTGATCAACCTGGGGGTCATCACCGCCGGCGCCCTGGTCGCGTGGACCGGTTCCAATTATCCGGATCTGATTATCGGCACCATCGCGGGGGGCATTGTACTTAACGGTGCCAGACGCATTTTGGCGTTGAAGGGTTAA
- a CDS encoding cytochrome c, giving the protein MMHLVTISVGVLAVALISGCGKQTVDDRWYTQAQVERGAVVFDDNCASCHGGNAQGAFNWKKPLRDGSYPPPPLNGTGHAWHHSFDTLMGTINQGGAPMGGKMPAFAGELSRDDQKAAIAYFQSKWEKRIYEAWSERSGL; this is encoded by the coding sequence ATGATGCATTTGGTAACTATCTCAGTAGGCGTTCTTGCGGTCGCGCTAATCAGCGGCTGCGGTAAACAGACGGTGGATGACCGCTGGTACACACAGGCCCAGGTCGAACGCGGCGCAGTGGTCTTCGACGACAACTGCGCAAGCTGCCATGGCGGCAATGCCCAAGGGGCTTTCAATTGGAAAAAGCCCCTGCGGGATGGCTCCTATCCGCCGCCACCGCTCAACGGAACGGGCCATGCCTGGCACCATTCGTTCGACACGCTGATGGGTACGATCAATCAAGGTGGCGCCCCGATGGGTGGGAAAATGCCGGCCTTCGCAGGCGAGCTCTCCAGGGACGATCAAAAAGCCGCTATCGCCTATTTCCAGAGCAAATGGGAAAAGCGGATCTATGAGGCATGGTCTGAAAGGAGTGGGCTCTGA
- a CDS encoding TolC family protein, which translates to MSILPHLIKPAFLGALVLTSLPAWTATRLELTGAIDAAIENDPWLRQSVQMQDALLEEAVADGALPDPRMTLGAANLPTDTFDTGQEAMTQATIGFTQRIPRGDSRQLASEKKQEMAGVQPFRRENRRAQVMESVAHLWLEVWRTQQSIELIEDNRALFQQLEDVAEAGYTSASIGSRQQDVIRASLELTRLEDRLTVLHLQQASNREALAEWIGPDQAKLAVSKDVPNELLRVFPLGWAETSAEALIRHPSIRATDQLIDAQSVDVDLARQAYKPEWSVSAQYGYRERAPNGQDRADLFSVGIGFDLPIFTGNRQDRKLNASVARLEAAKTERILQIRGLQAKARAAVARIERLDDRIELYEQTLLPQMEAQASAALTAYNNDDGDFAEAVRARIAELNTQVELIQMMAERAKNLASFRYLTSDTSDIPSFSLNRYQD; encoded by the coding sequence TTGTCCATTCTTCCTCACCTTATAAAGCCGGCCTTTCTCGGTGCTCTGGTTTTGACCAGTTTGCCCGCTTGGACGGCAACCAGACTTGAGTTAACCGGCGCGATTGATGCGGCCATCGAGAACGATCCGTGGCTGCGTCAGAGTGTGCAGATGCAAGATGCTCTGTTGGAAGAAGCTGTTGCCGATGGGGCACTCCCGGACCCCCGGATGACGCTTGGTGCCGCGAATTTGCCCACGGATACTTTCGATACCGGACAGGAGGCAATGACTCAGGCCACCATTGGATTTACCCAGCGAATTCCGCGAGGTGATAGCCGTCAGCTGGCCAGTGAAAAAAAGCAGGAAATGGCAGGCGTTCAGCCTTTTCGGCGCGAGAACCGCCGGGCGCAGGTCATGGAATCGGTAGCGCATCTCTGGCTTGAGGTCTGGCGAACCCAGCAAAGCATCGAACTGATTGAAGATAATCGTGCTCTGTTTCAGCAGTTAGAGGATGTCGCCGAGGCCGGGTATACCTCAGCAAGCATAGGTTCCAGGCAGCAGGATGTAATCCGTGCCTCGCTGGAACTGACGCGACTTGAGGACCGGCTGACGGTGCTGCATTTGCAACAGGCATCGAACCGCGAGGCGCTGGCAGAGTGGATAGGCCCGGACCAAGCCAAGCTGGCTGTCAGTAAAGATGTACCCAACGAGTTGCTGAGAGTGTTTCCTCTGGGCTGGGCTGAAACATCCGCAGAGGCACTGATCCGTCATCCGTCAATCCGCGCGACTGATCAGTTGATTGATGCCCAGAGTGTTGACGTTGACCTGGCTCGCCAGGCCTACAAGCCGGAATGGTCAGTATCTGCACAATATGGATACAGGGAGCGGGCACCAAACGGTCAGGACAGGGCCGACCTGTTTTCTGTAGGCATTGGCTTTGATCTCCCGATCTTTACAGGCAACCGGCAGGATCGAAAACTGAATGCATCAGTGGCGCGACTGGAGGCGGCAAAAACAGAACGTATTTTGCAGATCCGGGGACTTCAGGCCAAAGCCCGTGCGGCCGTGGCCCGGATCGAACGACTGGATGACCGCATAGAGCTCTATGAACAGACCCTGCTGCCGCAAATGGAGGCGCAGGCAAGCGCAGCATTGACTGCTTACAACAACGATGACGGCGACTTCGCCGAAGCGGTACGAGCGCGAATTGCAGAGCTTAATACCCAGGTTGAATTGATACAGATGATGGCCGAGCGGGCCAAAAATCTGGCGAGTTTCCGTTATCTGACGTCCGACACTTCCGACATACCTTCCTTTTCACTGAATCGTTACCAGGACTGA
- a CDS encoding isoprenylcysteine carboxylmethyltransferase family protein, whose product MTDSASDYGLWSLVVLNSAIFIFFAFSFFKPQTRRDWRSFGAFSAFLVALFTEMYGFPLTLYFLSGWLQSQYPDVNWLAHDSGHLLEMLFGWKGSPHFGPFHLLSTVFIGLGFYLIAAGWRTLYAAQKAGQLAATGLYAHVRHPQYSGFVLIMFGFLLQWPTLLTLAMFPVLVWMYSRLSIHEERETEKAFGSDWRAYAARTPRFIPRLRNLRRKEIEEQE is encoded by the coding sequence ATGACTGATAGTGCATCGGATTATGGCCTTTGGAGCCTAGTGGTGCTGAATTCGGCGATTTTCATATTCTTCGCCTTCAGTTTCTTCAAACCACAGACCCGCCGGGACTGGCGTTCGTTTGGTGCCTTCAGCGCGTTTCTGGTGGCACTGTTCACCGAGATGTACGGGTTCCCGCTGACGCTCTACTTCCTCTCCGGCTGGCTGCAGAGCCAGTATCCCGACGTTAACTGGTTGGCTCACGACAGTGGCCACTTGCTGGAAATGCTGTTTGGTTGGAAGGGGTCCCCACACTTTGGGCCGTTTCATCTCTTGAGCACAGTGTTTATTGGCCTCGGGTTTTATCTGATTGCGGCTGGCTGGCGTACCCTGTATGCCGCGCAAAAGGCAGGGCAGTTGGCCGCAACCGGCCTGTATGCCCACGTTCGCCACCCCCAGTATTCCGGCTTCGTGCTCATCATGTTCGGTTTTCTCCTGCAGTGGCCAACGCTGCTGACGCTGGCCATGTTCCCGGTGCTGGTGTGGATGTACTCGCGCCTGTCTATTCACGAGGAGCGTGAAACAGAAAAAGCGTTCGGCTCCGATTGGCGGGCCTATGCAGCCAGAACTCCCCGTTTTATTCCGCGATTGAGGAATTTGAGGCGCAAGGAAATCGAGGAACAAGAATGA
- a CDS encoding efflux RND transporter periplasmic adaptor subunit translates to MANFARPLGFVLLGGLAGAGATYWLDTGATSTPAAEMTASGLKEPLYWVAPMDPNFKSDKPGKSPMGMDLIPVFEEGGSAEDPAGTVRISPTVVNNLGVRTEPVIQGRLPNNITTVGYVQYNEDEMAHVHPRVEGWIEALYVKAEGEPVEQGKPLYTLYSPTLVNAQEELLLAMNRGNQRLVDAATERLLALNVPAGLIGQLRQNREVQRTMTVYAPGSGVIENLNVREGMFIKPGNRVLSIAALDEVWVIGEVFESQLSAVEAGNRVQMTLDYMPGREWRGKVDYVYPEVNLKTRTAQVRMRFDNDDGVLMPGMFARLDVQGERGQRQFLVPRESVIRTGQSDRLVLAMEEGAFKSVNVTVGRVGDKYAEILNGLSPGDTVVTSAQFLIDSESSKTSDFQRMSSPQDMDEQGMDHEGMDHSTMSHGGGES, encoded by the coding sequence ATGGCTAATTTTGCTCGCCCTTTGGGCTTTGTATTGCTCGGCGGCCTCGCCGGTGCAGGGGCCACGTACTGGCTTGACACTGGCGCGACTTCGACGCCTGCAGCTGAAATGACTGCTTCTGGTCTAAAGGAGCCGCTGTATTGGGTAGCCCCGATGGACCCCAATTTCAAAAGTGACAAACCCGGAAAATCCCCGATGGGGATGGATCTAATCCCGGTATTCGAGGAGGGTGGGTCAGCTGAGGATCCAGCCGGCACGGTCCGAATTTCACCAACGGTCGTCAACAACCTTGGGGTTCGAACGGAGCCGGTGATTCAGGGGCGCCTGCCTAACAACATTACTACCGTAGGCTACGTGCAGTACAACGAAGACGAGATGGCCCATGTGCACCCTCGTGTTGAAGGCTGGATCGAAGCGCTTTATGTCAAAGCCGAGGGCGAGCCTGTTGAGCAAGGCAAGCCTTTGTACACGCTTTACTCGCCCACCCTTGTGAATGCGCAGGAAGAACTGCTTCTCGCGATGAACCGTGGCAATCAGAGACTGGTTGATGCTGCTACCGAGCGATTGTTGGCGCTGAACGTACCGGCTGGTCTGATCGGCCAACTGCGCCAAAACCGCGAAGTGCAGAGAACCATGACGGTTTACGCTCCGGGTTCCGGGGTGATCGAGAATCTGAATGTTCGTGAGGGTATGTTCATCAAGCCCGGAAACCGGGTTTTATCGATTGCCGCGCTGGATGAGGTCTGGGTGATCGGCGAAGTGTTTGAAAGCCAGCTTTCCGCCGTAGAGGCTGGTAACCGGGTGCAGATGACACTGGATTACATGCCCGGTCGCGAGTGGCGCGGAAAAGTGGATTACGTCTACCCCGAAGTGAACCTGAAAACCCGGACGGCGCAAGTGCGGATGCGCTTTGATAACGATGATGGTGTCCTGATGCCAGGCATGTTCGCTCGCCTGGATGTTCAGGGCGAACGGGGACAGCGGCAGTTTCTGGTGCCACGGGAGTCGGTCATCCGCACCGGACAGAGCGACCGACTGGTTCTGGCGATGGAAGAGGGCGCCTTCAAGTCGGTTAACGTGACCGTTGGGCGCGTCGGCGACAAGTATGCGGAAATACTCAATGGCCTCTCGCCAGGCGACACGGTGGTCACATCCGCCCAGTTCCTGATCGATTCGGAATCCAGCAAAACCTCGGACTTCCAACGGATGTCATCCCCTCAGGATATGGATGAGCAGGGGATGGATCATGAAGGCATGGATCACAGCACCATGAGCCATGGCGGGGGCGAGTCATGA
- a CDS encoding beta-propeller fold lactonase family protein: protein MECSLVFGFFYSLVIDLENRKVTSSIGGTLNTHGSALAPDGRYLVVGSLSAHDRQEPVSRPEGVSEDEHAAHHGGGKSTELEAGSTGLLYLVNTATKTIDRKLEVPGPVHHVLVTSDSRYAVSTHPASGSISVVDLDSGQLVKTVATGPAPNYLVQTDDGQSLLVSNTGNGTVSEVDTEHWFVERNLRVGGNPEHLVLAPGNQRLYVNDAASGQVLVIELAKGAVADRYEVGEAPHGVGLSADGQTLYATSQGGNQVVRIELASGARHTRPLAPAPYHLAVSPYDGQLLVTSRAENKLWVLDPESLDVVDEIALSGIGHQISLEAH, encoded by the coding sequence GTGGAATGCTCGCTTGTTTTTGGGTTTTTCTACAGCCTCGTTATTGATCTGGAAAACCGCAAGGTGACGTCGTCCATTGGCGGCACACTGAATACCCACGGTTCGGCACTGGCCCCGGATGGCCGGTATCTGGTGGTGGGTAGTTTGTCGGCGCATGATCGTCAGGAGCCGGTTAGTCGCCCCGAAGGCGTTTCAGAAGATGAACACGCCGCTCATCATGGGGGCGGGAAGTCTACTGAATTGGAAGCAGGGAGTACCGGGCTGCTCTATTTGGTGAACACGGCCACAAAGACGATTGACCGCAAACTGGAAGTGCCGGGGCCGGTGCACCATGTGCTGGTGACTTCCGACAGTCGCTATGCCGTTTCCACGCATCCTGCCAGTGGCAGCATCAGCGTTGTGGATCTGGATTCCGGTCAGTTGGTCAAAACTGTGGCGACGGGGCCGGCCCCCAACTATCTGGTGCAAACCGACGACGGCCAATCCCTTCTGGTCAGCAATACCGGTAATGGCACGGTCAGCGAAGTGGATACCGAGCACTGGTTCGTCGAGCGCAACCTGCGGGTTGGCGGCAACCCAGAGCATCTGGTGCTTGCCCCCGGCAACCAGCGGCTCTACGTGAATGATGCTGCATCCGGCCAGGTTCTTGTCATTGAGCTTGCCAAAGGCGCGGTGGCGGACCGGTACGAGGTTGGGGAGGCGCCCCATGGCGTTGGCTTGAGCGCAGATGGCCAGACCCTCTATGCCACCAGCCAGGGCGGCAACCAGGTGGTCCGGATTGAGCTAGCCAGCGGCGCCCGCCACACCAGGCCGCTGGCTCCTGCGCCCTATCATCTTGCGGTCTCTCCCTACGATGGCCAGCTACTGGTGACCAGTCGGGCAGAGAACAAGCTTTGGGTGCTCGACCCGGAATCCCTCGATGTGGTTGATGAGATCGCGCTGAGCGGCATAGGCCATCAGATATCCCTTGAAGCCCATTAG
- the cadR gene encoding Cd(II)/Pb(II)-responsive transcriptional regulator produces MRIGQLAQLVGVETQTIRFYEQQGLLPPPDRQDNGYRVYTEKHGEGLAFIRRCRILGLSLAEIHELQSYQDDPHQPCTAVNALLDDHISHVRSQITALQALEKQLVSLRASCNDDREVEACGVLAGISEGNMHQQ; encoded by the coding sequence ATGCGCATTGGTCAGTTGGCGCAGTTGGTAGGGGTCGAAACACAGACGATCCGCTTCTATGAACAGCAGGGCTTGTTGCCGCCGCCTGATCGGCAGGACAACGGTTACCGTGTCTATACCGAGAAGCATGGTGAGGGGCTGGCCTTCATCCGTCGCTGCAGAATCCTGGGCCTGTCACTGGCTGAGATTCACGAACTACAGAGCTATCAGGACGACCCTCATCAGCCTTGTACCGCCGTCAACGCCTTGCTCGATGATCACATCTCTCATGTGCGGTCGCAGATAACCGCTCTGCAAGCGCTTGAGAAACAACTCGTTTCACTGAGAGCGAGTTGCAACGATGACCGGGAAGTTGAGGCGTGTGGGGTTCTTGCTGGAATTAGCGAAGGAAACATGCACCAGCAGTAG